A window of the Nycticebus coucang isolate mNycCou1 chromosome 3, mNycCou1.pri, whole genome shotgun sequence genome harbors these coding sequences:
- the C3H12orf29 gene encoding uncharacterized protein C12orf29 homolog isoform X1, with protein MRRLCSVQRKVPCVFVTEVKEEPSAKREHQPFKVLATEAVSHKALDADIYSAIPTEKVDGTCCYVTTYKDQPYLWARLDRKPNKQADKRFKNFLHSKENSKGFFWNVEEDFKPAPECWIPAKEIEQLNGNPVPDGNGHIPGWVPVEKNNKQYCWHSSVVNYEFEIALVLRHHPDDPGLLEISAVPLSDLLEQTLELIGTNINGNPYGLGSKKHPLHLLIPHGAFQIRNLPTLKHSDLLSWFEGCREGKIEGIVWHCSDGGLIKVHRHHLGLCWPIPDTYMNSKPVIINMNLNKYDYAFDNKCLFHHFLKLDNQKFGRLKDIIFDI; from the exons ATGAGGCGCTTGTGCTCGGTGCAGCGGAAAGTGCCGTGTGTGTTTGTGACGGAGGTGAAAGAGGAGCCCTCCGCCAAAAGGGAGCACCAG ccaTTTAAAGTTTTGGCAACTGAAGCTGTAAGTCACAAGGCATTGGATGCAGATATATACAGTGCAATTCCAACAGAAAAGGTGGATGGAACATGTTGCTATGTGACTACCTACAAAG aTCAGCCATACCTTTGGGCTCGGCTAGATAGAAAACCTAACAAACAAGctgacaaaagatttaaaaattttctacattcaaaagaaaactcaaaag GATTTTTTTGGAATGTTGAAGAGGACTTCAAACCTGCTCCAGAGTGCTGGATACCagcaaaagaaatagaacagtTAAATGGGAATCCAGTGCCTGATGGAAATGGACACATTCCGG GTTGGGTACCAGtagagaaaaacaacaaacagTATTGCTGGCATTCCTCTGTAGTTAATTACGAATTTGAAATTGCCCTGGTACTAAGGCATCATCCTGACGATCCTGGACTTTTGGAAATCAGTGCAGTGCCACTATCAGATCTCTTAGAACAAACACTGGAGCTGATAGGAACAAATATCAATGGAAATCCATATG GGTTAGGAAGCAAGAAGCATCCATTACATCTTCTTATACCACAtggagcatttcagataagaaatCTGCCTACATTGAAACACAGTGATCTCTTGTCCTGGTTTGAAGGTTGCAGAGAGGGTAAAATTGAAGGAATAGTATGGCATTGCAGTGATGGCGGTTTAATTAAG gtCCATCGCCATCATCTTGGTTTATGCTGGCCAATTCCAGATACTTACATGAATTCGAAACCAGTTATTATCAACATGAACTTAAACAAATATGACTATGCCTTTGATAATAAGTGTttgtttcatcattttttaaaattagataatcAGAAATTTGGTAGGCTTAAAGATATAATATTTGATatataa
- the C3H12orf29 gene encoding uncharacterized protein C12orf29 homolog isoform X2, producing MRRLCSVQRKVPCVFVTEVKEEPSAKREHQPFKVLATEAVSHKALDADIYSAIPTEKVDGTCCYVTTYKDQPYLWARLDRKPNKQADKRFKNFLHSKENSKGFFWNVEEDFKPAPECWIPAKEIEQLNGNPVPDGNGHIPGWVPVEKNNKQYCWHSSVVNYEFEIALVLRHHPDDPGLLEISAVPLSDLLEQTLELIGTNINGNPYGLGSKKHPLHLLIPHGAFQIRNLPTLKHSDLLSWFEGCREGKIEGIVWHCSDGGLIKVLEVYRVNRTMSLGS from the exons ATGAGGCGCTTGTGCTCGGTGCAGCGGAAAGTGCCGTGTGTGTTTGTGACGGAGGTGAAAGAGGAGCCCTCCGCCAAAAGGGAGCACCAG ccaTTTAAAGTTTTGGCAACTGAAGCTGTAAGTCACAAGGCATTGGATGCAGATATATACAGTGCAATTCCAACAGAAAAGGTGGATGGAACATGTTGCTATGTGACTACCTACAAAG aTCAGCCATACCTTTGGGCTCGGCTAGATAGAAAACCTAACAAACAAGctgacaaaagatttaaaaattttctacattcaaaagaaaactcaaaag GATTTTTTTGGAATGTTGAAGAGGACTTCAAACCTGCTCCAGAGTGCTGGATACCagcaaaagaaatagaacagtTAAATGGGAATCCAGTGCCTGATGGAAATGGACACATTCCGG GTTGGGTACCAGtagagaaaaacaacaaacagTATTGCTGGCATTCCTCTGTAGTTAATTACGAATTTGAAATTGCCCTGGTACTAAGGCATCATCCTGACGATCCTGGACTTTTGGAAATCAGTGCAGTGCCACTATCAGATCTCTTAGAACAAACACTGGAGCTGATAGGAACAAATATCAATGGAAATCCATATG GGTTAGGAAGCAAGAAGCATCCATTACATCTTCTTATACCACAtggagcatttcagataagaaatCTGCCTACATTGAAACACAGTGATCTCTTGTCCTGGTTTGAAGGTTGCAGAGAGGGTAAAATTGAAGGAATAGTATGGCATTGCAGTGATGGCGGTTTAATTAAG GTGCTGGAAGTATATAGAGTCAACAGAACAATGTCTCTGGGTTCATGA